The Rhododendron vialii isolate Sample 1 chromosome 1a, ASM3025357v1 region TTATTgtcgaaaattttcaaaataataaatgaatttcGGTTCaggtttttttgaaaggatattgattttttttgaaaagtatcAACATTTTTCACATGAGTTGTTGCTTTATGTGAATAATTATAATACACATTAAATTGGGATACATTTATTTAGAAGAGATGTGATTTTTAGGAAGAGATCTGAAATATAAGGGTTTCTATAGGAGGCATGACCCTTCCCAATTAAATTAATATCTACTAGAGACACGAGTCTTCAAAGAAGGATGCATACAAAAAGGCATGATGTTTCTTAATTACTTGTCTTCACAATACATGACCCTTACTAATTAGTGTCTTGAACAAACATGACCATTCCTAACGGGTGTTTACTAAAGACATGCCTATATAAGTCTATAAACGTACCCCTTGTAAAGTCATTCGATTTACAATTAAAATTTCATGAGAAAGGAACCCAGGGAGGTTTGTGCGGCATGGTACTGTGCACATCCGGAACGTTGATCTTGACAATCAATGATCTAAATTGCTTGGTGTTGTGCTTAATCTTAACCGTCCAAGTGTTTAGCAATTCGGACCATTCATTGTCGAGGTCAACGGATCGGATGTGCACCCTTGCACAACACCATCTCCTAGTTCATTGAATTGCTTTCTCCCTCGATCGCTCCGCACACTCTCTTCTTTGTATCTTAGGCTTACTTATATTCTATTATTCTAGAAATAGAATATTAGTGCTACATTTTGATTAGTGGATATATACTTTGTCTGTCGTTGTTTGTTCAAATGCAGATAAAAATAATCTCGAGTTCGGGCTTCATTGTTTCTTGAAAGCAGATTTGTTCTAACCTGATACACACCATCTGGTGGAAGCAAATACTATCTTTAGGAAATCGACTCACTAAAGCACCTCAAAGTTATCTTGAGAAACGATGCCATCTTACAACTTAAGAAGACCGGATTTTCCAGCACTTACGCATCCTAATTAATTAGCTAAATTTTTGATTAGTTATCTGTCTTTTTCCTATTGACGCGTCCAACACTCGCCTACTAAAACTCAACAAAAGCCCAACTTGAGATGTTGTCTTGTGAAGCAGAGCGAGAGTGaagatttgaatttggaagTGGTGGAATTAATTACTAGAAGAAATCAACCGCTAATAACAAAATTTCTATATTTGATACACGAAAAGGTTTTTCTAGAAACGAAAATATGGGTGCAACTCACCCGTTTTGATAGCTAGCTCCGGGCATTATGTATGGGTGTGTATAGGTGGCAAAATATGGCTTTTATAAGGGAAAGTGAGGTGTACCCATATGTATTAAAGAGCATGCGCTTCTGCCATCTGTATCAatatgagaaaagaaagcaaaaacaaaacaaattaagttctaTTTATAAAGGGAGGTCTCGTGATGTATTAGAAGAAGAAATAGGTGAGTTTCAAtataaagaaaatgagaaaacacTTTAGTCTTCAAGGACAGCCTTTCGGCTTTGAAAAATGCATGACAATATTGATAGTGATCGAGCATGAGAATCAATCGGTCGTATTTGATCACGATCATATTGGATCAGAACGACAACTATCATTATTTTAAGGTACTGGGTAGTATGCAATATATTTCTAGttaaatctctttgcaaagagtgtTCTTTtattctctcatatttgtatTCATTTGATGACCAAGTTTCTCGATTCAATTATTGTCACTTCTTGTATCGTGACCCGAAAAGTATTTGGCTGAAAGTCATGGAACAAATTGGTACATGTACAAGCTCACTAGGTCACAAAGTTATGAAAGATATACGATTGACTATCCTACTGGGAGTTGAGATTGCTTATGGGCCCCAAGTGGCTATACAAATGTTGACCTGGGTGGTGCTTGACATGTTACCGAGATGAGCCGAGTAGGAGGCTACAAATGACAAACAGTCAGAATGATCCTACTTGATTGCTATCCTCATCTATTGAGCATATTCTTAACGCTAGCCATGTTTTTTCTCCTCGTATCGCATATACTACCTGggcattttatatttttcaggtgcaTAGAAAGTTAGTGGGGACCCGAGTTGGAGTATTGAAAGAGTTAATTTTAGAGATTGTTTAGAAATCTATATCGTTTTGGAAGTTTTAGGCCCAccatatatatttgtttttgaGGACTTTTAATTATTGGAGATGTATTTAtttggaagcaatataaaaACTCGGGTCGTCACACTGGGACACTCATCCCTGAAGTAGTTAAGGTAaaaacaatgagagagagagagagagagagagagagagagagagagagagagagagagagagagatgtctcATTTTTGCACCCAATGGCTGttggagattttcaaaataatgcaTGGATTTTGGTTTGTAGATTTTCTTAAAAGATATTGAGAGAGGTTTATGTGAAAGGTTACAACATCTTTTCACATGAGTTATGACTTTATGTGAATAGTCATAACACCCATAAATTGGGATATGTTTATTTGGAAGAGATGTATGTATGGGTTAGGAACGAATATGAAACATGGGGTTGCCTTCAAGAGGCATGACCCTTCttaattaattgttttcatAAAATTAAGAATGCCTAGGAAGAGGTATGATCCTTTTAAGTTAGTTGTCTTTAAAAGACATATCCATCTTAACTAGTGTATCCAAAAGACATGACCATTCTTAATGTATCCCTTCTTGCTTCTCGAAAAGGTACATAAATTCTAAGTTTAAATATCATCCAtgaaactcataaaaaaaaaggcacatATTTTAAGGTTAATCCTTCATTAAAATTGTTAGACTTGTCTCACATCGCTTATTTAAGTCATCCAAACTTAGTTAATTTATTCTAAAAGTTACTTCACCTATGGTCAATTGgatttaggttggaaccctccaagaaatttaacatgGGATTAGAGCTCTTGGTTTGATTTTAAGTTGGAACCTTCCAAGAAATCTAATaaaaatacaaccaaaaaaaaaaaaaaccttaaaacgACCTATCAAAATGGATGTAAACATTCATTCGAGTCCCAGAAAATCGTCTAAGATTGATTATCAACCAAATTTCAAAGCACTTTCCCTTTTAACCTAAAAAAGCGAAGTGTCCAAGAAAGAATCATCTTTCCATCTTGTTTCGAAGCCTAGTTTGGACAATCTTCATGGCCCAAAATGATCATTCTAGGTGAGTAGGGTGTGTCGTTGGACTCGAGGGGAGAGAGATGTATTCGAGGTCCACCACCTATACTACCCCAGTACCAACAACCTCCTGCTCCTCCAGCGTCCTCCCAAAGGACACCAGCTTTTGAGGAGCAAATGTTGAAAGCCATGGCTGAAATGAGAGCCGATTGCcaacaaatgaaagctgactccCAATTGCTTTACTCTCACTCTCAATCCATTGCCAAGATGGAAACCCAAGTGGGTCAACTAGCTAATGCTCTTAACCATCGGGATGAGGGTAAATTACCGAGTCAGCCAGTGGCTAACCCACGAGGGATGCACCATATTGACAATTCGCAAGGTCACGAACAAGCAAAATTAGTTGTCACCCTCAGAAATGGGAGAGATGTAGAGACACGACCGGAGAAGGTCAAAGCGAAGGAGAAAGTGTCTCCACCTGTCGCTGAGAGGTCTAAGGTTGATAAGAGGTCTAACGAGAAGGAGACCGATCCAGTGTCCACAGTTGTTCCAAGGTCATCTGAGACTCCATCGTATATTCCTAAGGCACCTTTCCCAATTTGCCTAAATGCACCTTCACCCTTTCGCAAGAAGGGAGTATCCACTGATAATATCATGGAGGTGTTCAAGCAAGTTAAGATGAACATCCCATTGCTCGATGCCATTGAGCAAATCCCATCTTATGCCAAGTTCCTCAAGGACTTGTGCACTCACAAGCGGAAGGCTCGAGCCAGGTTTTTAGAGCCCATTCCTATTCCTCACCAAGTTAGCTCTGTTCTTCAATCTAACACTGCCCCCAAGCTTGTTGATCCTAGTGTGCCCACAATCTCTTGTGTCATAGGCAATCACTTTATTAGTAGGGCACTCTTAGATTTAGGGGCAAGTGTCAATCTTTTACCGTACTCTGTGTACGAAGAGTTGGGGCTTGGTGAGTTGAAGCCTACATCGGTTACTCTACAGTTGGCCGATCGTTCTGTGAAAGCCCCACGGGGCATGTTAGAGGATGTCCTCGTCAAGGTGAATAATTTCTACTTTCCTGTTGATTTCATTGTCCTTGACACAGAGCCAGTCCACCCCACAGCCCTTAAATCTCAAACACTTGTCATCTTGGGTCGTCCTTTTCTAGCCACGGCCAATGCATAAATTTCTGTGAGGAGTGGAGTGATGGAGGTATCATTCGGCAATATGAAACTGAGTCTAAATATGTATTCGGCCACTCGACAGCCTCATGAGGAGGAAGATTGCTTTGCAGTCGATGTCATTCATGAGTTAGTAGAAGAGGCGTTGCCGTACATTTTGGTTGAGGATCCTCTTGAGGCATGTCTTGCCCATTTTGGCTATGAGGAGTTCGATACTGACCAATCTATTGCTGAGGTCAATTCTTTGTTAGACCTCGCACCTTGTATGGCCAAACCTACCTGGCGAACTCTTTTCGAGCCTTTACCTGTTTTGTCTAGCACTCCAGCTCTTCCCTCCATAGAAGCCCTACCGAAGCTTGAGTTGAAGCCTCTCCCGGTTTCTCTGAAGTATGTTTTTCTTGGCCACGATGACACCTTGCCCGTGATCATTGCCTCTGACCTTTCTTCCGAGCAAGATGGTCAATTACTTAAGGTGCTTAAAAAGCACAGGGGTGCGATAGGGTGGTCAGTGGCCGACCTCAAGGGTATTGATCCCTCCGTTTGCATGCATCGCATTCATTGCGAGGAAAATGCAAAACCATCAAGAGAGATGCAAAGGAGGTTGAACCCTAACATGAAGGAGGTCGTTATGAAGGAGGTGGTCAAATTGCTGGATGCGGGTATCATATACCCCATCTCTGATAGCAAGTGGGTGAGTCCCACTCAAGTAGTGCCCAAGAAGTCAGGCATTACTGTCGTTGAGAATGATAAGGGTGAGCTTGTGCCCACACGCATGACGACTGGTTGGCGTGTGTGTATTCATTATCGAAAGCTCAATTCCATGACTAGGAAGGATCATTTTCCACTTCCATTTATTGATCAAATCCTAGAGAGGTTGGCGGGCCAGAGCCATTATTGT contains the following coding sequences:
- the LOC131327297 gene encoding uncharacterized protein LOC131327297, whose translation is MAEMRADCQQMKADSQLLYSHSQSIAKMETQVGQLANALNHRDEGKLPSQPVANPRGMHHIDNSQGHEQAKLVVTLRNGRDVETRPEKVKAKEKVSPPVAERSKVDKRSNEKETDPVSTVVPRSSETPSYIPKAPFPICLNAPSPFRKKGVSTDNIMEVFKQVKMNIPLLDAIEQIPSYAKFLKDLCTHKRKARARFLEPIPIPHQVSSVLQSNTAPKLVDPSVPTISCVIGNHFISRALLDLGASVNLLPYSVYEELGLGELKPTSVTLQLADRSVKAPRGMLEDVLVKVNNFYFPVDFIVLDTEPVHPTALKSQTLVILGRPFLATANA